A single region of the Roseivivax sp. THAF197b genome encodes:
- a CDS encoding ABC transporter permease codes for MGFFLAQILTGLANAGALFMVASGLSLIFGVTRIVNFAHGSFYMLGAYIGYTLMQVLPGAVGFWGAMLLAGVAVGVIGAFVEMVILRRVYAAPELFQLVATFGVILIVQDLALMIWGPEDLLGPRAPGLRGVIRIMGEPVPKYDLVLIAVTPVVAFLLWALITKTRFGILVRAATQDRAMVGALGVNQRWLFTGTFALGCALAGLGGALQLPKGGADLLMDFTILTSVFVVVVIGGMGSLPGAYLASVLISVLGVFGVAYLPQSTLALTFVVMVAVLMWRPFGLLGREEVAGEAGQVGPPEDPIRPAGWPMRAAVALALAVLAALPFYGSDFALVLATDILIFCLFAASLHFLLGQAGLVSFGHAAFYGGGAYAAALLVRHAGAPMELALLLAPLIAGLLALAIGWVSLRATGVYFAMLTLAFAQLLWSLVWQWAEFTGGSDGMVGIWPAAWAAGNAVFFWLAFTLCVSGILVLRHTAHAPLGYALRAARDNPARAAATGLPVARLQWVAFAFAGAMAGLAGGLFVFAKGSVFPNELEIARSFDALIVVFLGGVKTLSGGWVGGAVFEAGVDWLTRFEYWRLALGLTVLFIVTLAPEGIVGALRRLWRRVRP; via the coding sequence ATGGGCTTTTTCCTCGCTCAGATCCTGACCGGGCTCGCCAATGCGGGGGCGCTTTTCATGGTGGCGTCGGGCCTGTCGCTGATCTTCGGCGTCACCCGGATCGTGAACTTCGCCCATGGCTCGTTCTACATGCTGGGCGCCTATATCGGCTACACGTTGATGCAGGTGCTGCCAGGCGCGGTCGGGTTCTGGGGCGCGATGCTGCTGGCGGGCGTGGCTGTGGGCGTCATTGGCGCCTTTGTGGAGATGGTGATCCTGCGCCGGGTCTATGCCGCGCCGGAACTCTTCCAACTCGTGGCCACCTTCGGCGTGATCCTGATCGTGCAGGATTTGGCGCTGATGATCTGGGGGCCGGAGGATCTGCTCGGGCCCCGCGCGCCCGGTCTGCGCGGCGTGATCCGGATCATGGGCGAGCCTGTGCCGAAATACGACCTCGTGCTGATCGCCGTGACGCCGGTGGTGGCGTTCTTGCTGTGGGCGCTCATCACCAAGACCCGCTTCGGCATTCTCGTGCGAGCCGCGACGCAGGACCGCGCGATGGTGGGCGCGCTGGGCGTCAATCAACGCTGGCTCTTTACCGGGACCTTCGCGCTGGGCTGCGCGCTGGCCGGGCTCGGCGGGGCGCTGCAATTGCCCAAGGGCGGCGCGGATCTGCTGATGGATTTCACCATCCTGACCTCCGTTTTCGTGGTGGTGGTGATCGGCGGGATGGGATCGCTGCCGGGGGCGTATCTCGCCTCCGTGCTGATCTCGGTGCTGGGCGTCTTTGGCGTGGCCTATCTTCCTCAATCGACGCTCGCGCTGACCTTCGTCGTCATGGTCGCGGTTCTGATGTGGCGGCCCTTCGGCCTTCTGGGCCGCGAGGAGGTGGCGGGCGAGGCAGGTCAGGTCGGCCCGCCCGAAGACCCGATCCGCCCCGCGGGCTGGCCTATGCGCGCGGCCGTGGCGCTGGCCCTTGCCGTGTTGGCGGCGCTGCCCTTCTACGGGTCGGATTTCGCGCTGGTACTGGCGACGGATATCCTGATCTTCTGTCTCTTCGCGGCCTCGCTGCACTTCCTGCTGGGGCAGGCGGGGCTGGTGAGTTTCGGCCACGCGGCCTTCTATGGCGGCGGGGCATACGCGGCGGCCCTGCTGGTGCGGCATGCGGGCGCGCCGATGGAGCTGGCGCTGCTCCTCGCCCCTCTGATCGCGGGGCTCCTCGCGCTGGCCATCGGCTGGGTCTCCTTGCGGGCCACGGGCGTCTATTTCGCGATGCTGACGCTGGCCTTCGCGCAGCTTCTCTGGTCGCTTGTCTGGCAATGGGCAGAGTTCACCGGCGGCTCTGACGGCATGGTGGGAATCTGGCCCGCCGCGTGGGCTGCGGGCAACGCGGTGTTCTTCTGGCTGGCCTTCACGCTGTGTGTCTCGGGCATTCTGGTCCTGCGCCACACGGCCCATGCGCCCCTGGGCTACGCGTTGCGGGCGGCGCGCGATAACCCGGCCCGCGCTGCGGCGACGGGCCTTCCGGTGGCGCGCCTGCAATGGGTGGCCTTCGCCTTTGCGGGGGCGATGGCGGGCCTTGCGGGCGGGCTCTTCGTCTTCGCCAAGGGCTCCGTCTTCCCGAATGAGCTGGAGATCGCGCGCAGCTTCGACGCGCTCATCGTCGTGTTCCTGGGCGGGGTCAAAACCCTGTCCGGCGGCTGGGTCGGCGGTGCTGTGTTCGAGGCGGGCGTCGACTGGCTGACCCGCTTCGAGTATTGGCGCCTGGCCCTCGGCCTTACGGTCCTCTTCATCGTGACGCTCGCGCCCGAGGGGATCGTGGGGGCCCTGCGCCGCCTCTGGCGGAGGGTGCGGCCATGA